From one Nonomuraea polychroma genomic stretch:
- a CDS encoding CynX/NimT family MFS transporter, protein MSVLAQEPRGRLAQEPQGRTAPLAWLLVLGIVLAALNLRTAVTSVGPLLDQLAGALGMSSVGTGLLTALPVLAFAGVGVVTPALAGRVGEHRLLLLALLTLGMGMLVRALVESAPVFLISSAVALSGGAVGNVLIPTLIKRHFPARTGIMTTVYTTALATGTMLAAAATVPIERASGDWHIALGVWAALAAVAAIPWLALLRSEPERDAGNRDSGVRRMLGSRMAWVIATYFGTQSMIAYIMLGWFATILVDGGYSTSQAGLILGVFTALNIPVSAVVPMVAARFRDQRPVVVGLVAFYAAGFLGLWVGPMSWALVWAVLITVGMGSFPLALMMLGLRTRTAEATAALSAFGQSAGYLMAGAGPLLVGVLYELTGGWALTYTMIFAVLVVQLLTGLYAGRDRYLEDERALGQ, encoded by the coding sequence ATGAGCGTGCTCGCCCAGGAGCCAAGAGGCAGGCTCGCCCAGGAGCCACAGGGCAGAACCGCACCCCTTGCCTGGCTTCTCGTTCTGGGGATCGTCCTCGCCGCACTCAATCTCCGCACCGCCGTCACCAGCGTCGGCCCGCTCCTCGACCAGCTGGCCGGCGCGCTCGGCATGTCGAGCGTGGGCACCGGCCTGCTCACCGCCCTCCCCGTCCTGGCCTTCGCCGGCGTGGGCGTCGTGACCCCGGCGCTGGCCGGCCGGGTCGGGGAGCACCGGCTGCTCCTGCTGGCCCTGCTCACGCTGGGCATGGGCATGCTGGTCAGGGCGCTGGTCGAGTCAGCGCCGGTGTTCCTGATCAGCAGCGCGGTCGCGCTGTCCGGCGGGGCCGTCGGCAACGTGCTCATCCCGACGCTTATCAAGCGTCACTTCCCGGCGCGTACCGGGATCATGACCACCGTCTACACCACGGCACTCGCGACGGGCACCATGCTGGCCGCCGCCGCGACCGTGCCGATCGAGCGTGCCTCGGGGGACTGGCACATCGCGCTCGGCGTGTGGGCGGCCCTGGCCGCCGTCGCCGCCATTCCGTGGCTTGCGCTGCTGCGCAGTGAGCCGGAGCGGGACGCGGGCAACAGGGACTCGGGCGTCCGCCGGATGCTCGGCAGCCGGATGGCCTGGGTGATCGCGACGTACTTCGGCACCCAGTCGATGATCGCGTACATCATGCTCGGCTGGTTCGCCACGATTCTCGTCGACGGCGGCTACAGCACCTCACAGGCGGGACTGATCCTCGGGGTGTTCACCGCCCTGAACATTCCCGTCTCGGCCGTCGTGCCCATGGTCGCCGCCCGGTTCCGGGACCAGCGTCCCGTGGTGGTCGGGCTCGTGGCGTTCTACGCGGCGGGGTTCCTCGGGCTCTGGGTGGGGCCGATGTCGTGGGCGCTGGTGTGGGCGGTACTGATCACCGTCGGTATGGGGTCGTTCCCGCTGGCGCTGATGATGCTGGGCCTGCGCACCCGTACGGCGGAGGCCACGGCCGCGTTGTCGGCGTTCGGCCAGAGCGCCGGTTACCTGATGGCGGGTGCCGGCCCGCTGCTGGTCGGCGTGCTGTACGAGCTGACGGGGGGCTGGGCGCTGACGTACACGATGATCTTCGCCGTCCTCGTCGTGCAGCTCCTCACCGGCCTGTACGCCGGCCGCGACCGCTACCTGGAGGACGAGCGGGCGCTGGGACAATGA
- a CDS encoding FtsX-like permease family protein → MISIALKTLRHRRAGFTGAFVALLFAAALVTACGMLLETGLRGSVAPERYAGTPVIVAGDQFVRETKASGKSKAKPLSERRWIPASIAEEVRRIPGVTKVVTEVTFPFAGFTAHGWESAQLTPFTLAGGRAPEAADEVVVDARNAATKIPGYRVVGVTAQALPSQDTIFFATSEARRLAGRAGLVTAIGVFPEVDVTVKGALAYTGDERGALEFLDAESARVKLISLGGALGGTSLLVAILVVVGTFALSIQQRQREIAMLRAVAATPKQIRKLIGGEALLVSVAAGLLGSAAGMLLGFWLQARFVALGAMPANLPLVVSPFPALAAVLATLAAAWTAGRVSARRIARIRPVEALGEAALPGGRLPWARLIAGVLAVALGVVLTAVLSSLSTEAASSPVTMLTALVWTIAVALLGPMIARVAAALPPAPGAGGHLASKNLRAGTKRLASVITPLTLMTAMTCTILFVQATMGHAAQNEVDAGVKADYVLGPGAAAATAREVPGVRAATEVLRTSARIGLDKFSVQAVTPEGLDQTMDLDVTAGSLAGFGTTSAALSRTAAERLNAGVGDRIELTLGDGTPAVVKVAAVYSRGLGFGDLTLPHKLVAAHVDDPRGTVLVSGGDRTALERALPAVTVRTQAEAAETGTSDPAVNYVAMGLIIAFCAIAVVNTLAMSTSARSRELALLRLVGATRRQILRMLRTETLIATAAAVAIGTGISLVTVTASSVGMTGSATPYLPPLTYLGVIAAAAALALLATAIPARLALRTHPAEALGARE, encoded by the coding sequence ATGATCTCCATCGCGTTGAAGACGCTCAGGCACCGCCGGGCGGGCTTCACCGGGGCGTTCGTGGCCCTGCTGTTCGCGGCCGCGTTGGTGACGGCGTGCGGGATGCTGCTGGAGACAGGCCTGCGCGGATCGGTGGCGCCCGAGCGGTACGCGGGCACGCCGGTGATCGTCGCGGGCGACCAGTTCGTCAGGGAGACGAAGGCGAGCGGGAAGTCCAAGGCCAAGCCGCTCTCCGAGCGCAGGTGGATCCCGGCCTCGATCGCCGAGGAGGTCAGGCGGATCCCCGGCGTCACCAAGGTCGTGACCGAGGTCACCTTCCCCTTCGCCGGGTTCACCGCGCACGGCTGGGAATCCGCCCAGCTCACTCCGTTCACGCTGGCCGGCGGCCGGGCGCCGGAGGCCGCCGACGAGGTGGTCGTGGACGCCAGGAACGCGGCGACGAAGATTCCCGGCTATCGGGTGGTCGGCGTCACCGCGCAGGCGCTGCCCAGCCAGGACACGATCTTCTTCGCCACCTCGGAGGCGCGTCGCCTGGCCGGGCGCGCCGGCCTGGTCACGGCCATCGGGGTCTTCCCCGAGGTTGACGTCACCGTCAAGGGCGCGCTCGCCTACACCGGCGACGAGCGCGGCGCGCTGGAGTTCCTCGACGCGGAGAGCGCCAGGGTCAAGCTGATCAGCCTGGGCGGCGCGCTCGGCGGCACCTCGCTGCTGGTGGCGATCCTGGTGGTGGTGGGCACGTTCGCCCTGTCCATTCAGCAGCGCCAGCGCGAGATCGCGATGCTGCGGGCCGTCGCCGCCACTCCCAAGCAGATCAGAAAGCTCATCGGCGGCGAGGCGCTGCTGGTCAGCGTGGCCGCCGGGCTGCTCGGCTCGGCCGCGGGAATGCTGCTGGGCTTCTGGTTGCAGGCCAGGTTCGTCGCGCTGGGCGCCATGCCGGCGAACCTGCCCCTGGTCGTCAGCCCGTTCCCGGCGCTCGCCGCGGTGCTCGCCACCCTGGCGGCCGCGTGGACCGCGGGCCGTGTCTCCGCCCGCCGCATCGCCAGGATCCGGCCGGTCGAGGCGCTGGGCGAGGCGGCACTGCCCGGCGGCAGGCTGCCGTGGGCGAGGCTGATCGCGGGTGTGCTCGCCGTCGCGCTCGGCGTGGTGCTGACGGCCGTGCTGTCCTCTCTGTCCACAGAGGCGGCCTCCAGCCCCGTCACCATGCTCACCGCGCTGGTCTGGACGATCGCGGTGGCCCTGCTCGGCCCGATGATCGCCCGGGTGGCCGCAGCGCTGCCGCCGGCCCCGGGAGCCGGTGGTCACCTGGCGTCGAAGAACCTGCGTGCCGGCACCAAACGCCTGGCCTCGGTGATCACGCCGCTCACCCTGATGACCGCGATGACGTGCACGATCCTGTTCGTCCAGGCCACGATGGGGCACGCTGCCCAGAACGAGGTGGACGCCGGAGTCAAGGCCGACTACGTGCTGGGCCCTGGCGCGGCCGCGGCCACCGCCCGCGAGGTGCCGGGCGTTCGCGCGGCCACGGAGGTGCTGCGTACCTCGGCGAGGATCGGCCTGGACAAGTTCAGCGTGCAGGCGGTCACGCCCGAGGGCCTGGACCAGACGATGGACCTGGACGTGACCGCGGGCTCGCTGGCCGGATTCGGCACCACGTCGGCCGCGCTCAGCCGCACCGCCGCCGAGCGACTGAACGCCGGCGTGGGCGACCGGATCGAGCTGACACTCGGCGACGGCACGCCCGCCGTGGTGAAGGTCGCGGCCGTCTACTCCCGCGGTCTCGGCTTCGGTGACCTGACCCTCCCCCACAAGCTGGTCGCGGCACACGTGGACGACCCCCGCGGCACCGTCCTGGTCTCCGGCGGAGACCGCACGGCGCTGGAGCGCGCACTGCCTGCCGTGACCGTACGCACGCAGGCCGAGGCGGCAGAGACCGGCACGTCCGACCCCGCGGTCAACTATGTCGCGATGGGGCTGATCATCGCCTTCTGCGCCATCGCCGTGGTCAACACGCTGGCCATGTCCACCTCGGCCAGGTCCCGGGAGCTCGCCCTGCTGCGTCTGGTGGGCGCCACGCGACGGCAGATCCTGCGGATGCTGCGCACGGAGACGCTGATCGCGACCGCGGCGGCGGTGGCGATCGGGACGGGGATCTCGCTGGTGACGGTGACGGCGTCCAGCGTCGGGATGACCGGGTCGGCCACGCCGTACCTGCCGCCGCTCACCTACCTCGGAGTGATCGCCGCTGCGGCGGCCCTGGCCCTGCTCGCCACCGCGATCCCGGCCAGGCTCGCCCTCCGGACGCACCCGGCCGAGGCACTCGGCGCCCGCGAGTGA
- a CDS encoding RNA polymerase sigma-70 factor, with product MSAFEDHRSLLTGVAYRILGSVADAEDVVQEAWLRWSGVDQATVDDPKAFLIRVTSRLAIDRLRWAKSRRESYVGPWLPEPISTAPDAAERAELAESVELALLVVLETLSPLERAVFVLREAFDLPFAEIGEIIGRSEAATRQLARRARDHVQEKRPRFDVDGTERRRITERFINASANGDLDALIELLSSEVTMVSDGGGKARAALRVITGAEKVGRYLLSINTPASIARFMASIGMAEIAGLSFGVAEVNNGPAIVISVEGKVITVISLLVADGKIETIYLLANPEKIAHLSPAG from the coding sequence ATGTCCGCCTTTGAAGATCATCGCAGCCTGTTGACCGGGGTCGCGTACCGAATCCTGGGCAGTGTCGCCGACGCCGAGGACGTCGTCCAGGAGGCGTGGTTGCGGTGGTCGGGTGTGGATCAGGCGACGGTGGACGACCCGAAGGCCTTTCTGATCAGGGTGACCTCGCGCCTGGCGATCGACCGGCTGCGGTGGGCGAAGTCGCGGCGGGAGTCGTACGTCGGCCCGTGGCTGCCTGAGCCGATCAGCACCGCGCCCGACGCCGCCGAGCGCGCCGAGCTGGCCGAGTCGGTGGAGTTGGCGCTGCTGGTGGTCCTGGAGACGCTGTCACCGCTGGAGCGGGCCGTGTTCGTGTTACGGGAGGCGTTCGACCTGCCGTTCGCGGAGATCGGCGAGATCATCGGGCGGAGTGAGGCGGCCACCAGGCAGCTGGCGCGGCGGGCGCGGGATCACGTGCAAGAAAAGCGCCCGCGGTTCGACGTGGACGGGACGGAGCGGAGACGGATCACCGAGCGGTTCATCAACGCCTCCGCGAACGGCGACCTCGACGCGCTGATCGAGCTGCTGTCCAGCGAGGTCACGATGGTCAGCGACGGCGGCGGCAAGGCCAGGGCGGCACTGCGGGTCATCACCGGCGCGGAGAAGGTCGGCCGCTACCTGTTGTCGATCAACACACCGGCGAGCATCGCCCGCTTCATGGCCTCGATCGGCATGGCGGAGATCGCCGGCCTGTCCTTCGGGGTGGCCGAGGTGAACAACGGGCCGGCGATCGTGATCTCGGTGGAAGGCAAGGTGATCACGGTCATCTCACTGCTGGTCGCGGACGGCAAGATCGAGACCATCTACCTTCTCGCCAACCCGGAGAAGATCGCTCACCTCAGTCCGGCGGGCTGA
- a CDS encoding SRPBCC family protein — translation MSTIEHSIDVEVPIRVAYNQWTQFESFPEFMEGVESVKQISDTRTAWIAEIAGVRREFEADITEQHPDERIAWRSTDKPHQAGVVTFHRLDDNTTRVTLQMEYDPEGFVETAGDWLQLVRLRVVGDMKRFKAFIESRGGETGGWRGDVPGPHQRGSMYGDSDERVPPGTVGGDNLPPSGTLPPPGSTPPGTEPPEGPRPVM, via the coding sequence ATGAGCACGATCGAGCACTCAATAGACGTCGAGGTCCCCATCAGGGTGGCCTACAACCAGTGGACGCAGTTCGAGAGCTTCCCCGAGTTCATGGAAGGCGTGGAGTCGGTCAAGCAGATCAGTGACACGCGGACGGCCTGGATCGCGGAGATCGCCGGAGTGCGGCGCGAGTTCGAGGCCGACATCACCGAGCAGCACCCGGACGAGCGGATCGCCTGGCGCAGCACCGACAAGCCGCACCAGGCCGGGGTGGTCACCTTCCACCGGCTCGACGACAACACGACCAGGGTCACGCTGCAGATGGAGTACGACCCCGAGGGGTTCGTCGAGACCGCCGGCGACTGGCTGCAGCTGGTCCGCCTGCGCGTGGTGGGCGACATGAAGCGCTTCAAGGCCTTCATCGAGTCGCGAGGCGGCGAAACGGGCGGCTGGCGCGGCGACGTACCGGGACCGCATCAGCGCGGCTCGATGTACGGCGACAGCGACGAGCGGGTGCCGCCCGGCACGGTCGGCGGCGACAACCTCCCGCCCTCCGGCACCCTTCCCCCTCCTGGCTCGACGCCTCCCGGCACCGAACCTCCGGAGGGTCCCCGTCCGGTGATGTGA
- a CDS encoding helix-turn-helix domain-containing protein, whose amino-acid sequence MEVTELAEAAADRDPGVGLAAVAALRTLLEELEAMHVSNARAQGWSWEQIADALGVRRQTAHRKHAHRTRG is encoded by the coding sequence ATGGAAGTCACCGAACTGGCCGAGGCGGCTGCCGATCGCGATCCTGGTGTGGGCCTGGCGGCGGTGGCCGCGCTCAGGACCCTGCTGGAAGAGCTGGAGGCGATGCACGTGTCGAACGCCCGCGCTCAAGGGTGGTCGTGGGAGCAGATCGCCGACGCGCTGGGGGTTCGGCGGCAGACCGCCCATCGTAAGCACGCTCACCGGACAAGGGGGTAG
- a CDS encoding ABC transporter ATP-binding protein, protein MTEVVRLNAVSKVYGKGQSAVAALREVSVGIPKGTFTAIMGPSGSGKSTFLQCAAGLDLPTAGSVQLGGTELTGMTETALTELRRQRVGFVFQAFNLVSSLTVIENITLPLRLAGVKADGAWLAEIVRRVGLDGRAGHRPAQLSGGQQQRVALARALVTRPEVVFGDEPTGALDTMTAREVLVLLREVVSTLGQTVVMVTHDPVAASYADTALFLADGRIVDSMSMPAAEKVAERMTRLGAWK, encoded by the coding sequence ATGACAGAAGTGGTGCGGTTGAACGCGGTGAGCAAGGTGTACGGCAAGGGCCAGAGCGCGGTGGCGGCCCTGCGTGAGGTGTCCGTCGGCATCCCGAAGGGGACCTTCACCGCGATCATGGGTCCGTCGGGCTCGGGCAAGAGCACGTTCCTGCAGTGCGCGGCCGGGCTCGACCTGCCCACCGCGGGATCGGTGCAGCTCGGCGGCACCGAACTGACGGGCATGACCGAGACCGCGCTGACCGAGCTGCGCAGGCAGCGCGTCGGATTCGTCTTCCAGGCGTTCAACCTGGTCTCCTCGCTGACCGTGATCGAGAACATCACGCTGCCGCTCCGCCTGGCCGGTGTGAAAGCGGACGGGGCCTGGCTGGCGGAGATCGTGCGCAGGGTGGGGCTCGACGGGCGTGCCGGACACCGCCCCGCCCAGCTGTCCGGCGGCCAGCAGCAGCGCGTGGCGCTCGCCAGGGCGCTGGTGACCAGGCCGGAGGTGGTGTTCGGCGACGAGCCGACGGGCGCGCTCGACACCATGACCGCGCGTGAGGTGCTGGTCCTGCTGCGCGAGGTCGTCTCCACGCTGGGTCAGACCGTGGTGATGGTCACCCACGACCCGGTGGCCGCCTCATATGCCGACACCGCGCTGTTCCTGGCGGACGGCCGGATCGTGGACTCGATGAGCATGCCCGCCGCCGAGAAGGTGGCCGAGCGGATGACCAGGCTGGGGGCGTGGAAGTGA
- a CDS encoding sensor histidine kinase — protein MHKRSMVITAVVFAAFSSVYVVAGSPLALVTFGVQVAFVRRRSWWLLAVQAVAAYGSVLVFDTSVGILGFVGGSLLLTRLWPLAVAVAGSAALLGPVDPVISMVLISLLVYGLTTMVDRIEQVNAARLSLAMTAAAEERLRIAAELNQGLGEALTTIAAGARSGAPDVETARRSLADARAAAAGYRAMSLAPELTTAKAMLVAAGITADVRMSHAEPLGPAGALLAAVLREAVTEIVRRRSATACLIETVAEGATVRLRVSNDGARTADDEGLLDLRPQVEAAGGTLTVGITADARMVVEATLPGTRPPVQPSSDAPLSMALLAAVLAGFSVKALLLADSLWPLPFLLVIVFMQLRSVEGRHMAALSIMAVLTFAPLPLFGQAWLGVAGFLTGPILLAFPWAVALPVTAVVVAIVTVVGTSLGLPVPLTVNYAISTIVTGLVVYGLVRLAQLARELRESRDGLARAAVVEERLRAARDLHDLLGHTLAAILLKSELARRVEPARARKELDDVLTMTERAMEDLRTVSGEHGKLSLGAEAESARSVLAAAGIEVSLELGHSALGQEVETTLGAVLREAVTNVLRHSSARHCSITTAEGDGVVRLSVRNDGARASKGRHGSAGIGNLTTRLAALDGRLSVSQEDGWFELTATAPTLAWTPAPA, from the coding sequence GTGCACAAGCGGTCAATGGTGATCACAGCCGTCGTGTTCGCGGCTTTCTCCAGCGTCTACGTGGTGGCCGGCTCACCCCTGGCACTGGTCACGTTCGGCGTGCAGGTCGCCTTCGTCCGACGCCGGTCGTGGTGGTTGCTCGCCGTGCAGGCCGTGGCGGCGTACGGTTCGGTGCTGGTCTTCGACACCTCCGTCGGGATCCTCGGCTTCGTCGGCGGGTCGTTGCTCCTGACCAGGCTGTGGCCGCTGGCCGTGGCGGTGGCGGGCAGCGCCGCCCTGCTCGGCCCGGTCGATCCGGTGATCAGCATGGTGCTGATCTCGCTGCTCGTCTACGGCCTCACCACCATGGTCGACCGCATCGAGCAGGTGAACGCCGCCCGCCTGTCGCTGGCCATGACCGCGGCGGCCGAGGAACGACTGCGTATCGCCGCCGAGCTCAACCAGGGCCTGGGTGAAGCGCTCACCACGATCGCGGCCGGCGCCCGCTCCGGCGCCCCCGATGTGGAGACGGCGCGCCGCTCGCTGGCCGACGCACGGGCCGCGGCGGCGGGCTACCGAGCCATGTCGCTGGCCCCGGAGCTCACCACGGCCAAGGCAATGCTGGTCGCCGCGGGCATCACCGCGGACGTGCGCATGAGTCACGCCGAACCGCTCGGTCCCGCCGGCGCGCTGCTGGCCGCTGTGCTCCGGGAGGCGGTGACCGAGATCGTACGGCGGCGCTCGGCCACCGCCTGCCTGATCGAGACCGTCGCGGAAGGCGCCACCGTACGGCTGCGCGTCTCCAACGACGGCGCGCGGACCGCGGACGACGAGGGCCTGCTCGACCTGCGGCCTCAGGTCGAGGCGGCGGGAGGCACGCTGACCGTCGGGATCACGGCCGACGCCAGGATGGTCGTGGAGGCCACGCTGCCCGGCACGCGACCGCCCGTCCAGCCCTCCTCCGACGCACCGCTGTCGATGGCATTGCTGGCGGCCGTGCTGGCCGGATTCTCGGTGAAGGCGCTGCTGCTCGCCGACTCGTTGTGGCCGCTGCCGTTCCTGCTCGTCATCGTGTTCATGCAGCTGCGCTCGGTCGAGGGACGCCACATGGCGGCACTGTCGATCATGGCGGTGCTGACGTTCGCGCCGCTCCCGCTGTTCGGGCAGGCATGGCTGGGTGTGGCGGGCTTCCTGACGGGGCCGATCCTGCTGGCCTTCCCATGGGCGGTGGCGCTGCCAGTGACGGCGGTGGTAGTGGCGATCGTCACCGTCGTGGGCACGTCGCTCGGCCTGCCGGTCCCGCTGACCGTCAACTACGCGATCAGCACGATCGTGACCGGCCTGGTCGTGTACGGGCTCGTCAGACTGGCGCAGCTGGCCAGGGAACTCCGCGAGTCCAGGGACGGCCTGGCCCGCGCGGCCGTCGTCGAGGAACGGCTGCGTGCCGCCCGGGACCTGCACGACCTGTTAGGACACACTCTGGCCGCGATCCTGCTCAAGAGCGAGCTCGCCCGCCGCGTGGAACCCGCGCGCGCCCGGAAGGAGCTCGATGACGTGCTCACCATGACCGAGCGGGCGATGGAGGACCTGCGGACGGTGTCAGGCGAGCACGGGAAGCTGTCGCTGGGCGCGGAGGCGGAATCCGCACGCTCCGTGCTGGCGGCCGCGGGCATCGAGGTCTCCCTCGAACTCGGTCACTCCGCCCTCGGCCAGGAGGTGGAGACCACGCTCGGCGCCGTGCTGAGGGAGGCCGTCACCAATGTCCTGCGGCACAGCTCCGCGCGCCACTGCTCGATCACGACAGCAGAGGGAGACGGCGTGGTACGGCTGAGCGTGCGCAACGACGGAGCGCGCGCCTCGAAAGGGCGCCATGGTTCGGCCGGGATCGGCAACCTCACCACCCGCCTGGCGGCTCTGGACGGGCGGCTCTCCGTCTCCCAGGAGGACGGCTGGTTCGAGCTGACCGCCACGGCCCCGACCCTCGCCTGGACCCCCGCGCCCGCCTAG
- a CDS encoding metal-dependent hydrolase, with protein sequence MISTAVTFPSGQVSGRSQIVGTVPAGDRHGLVVAETPFHPLDHTWPDQPADRGTIGGVPVLDCVTGAQSSSSPDSGEIFLGDAIPVRRGAEGWEWLVVHVTDTPLPVGAEVDLEVDAGFRAALSAGHTACHLAALALNAALAGRWRKEAPLDGLGHPDFDQAAISSSRIIEYGSVDVYRLGKSLRKKGFSAEGLDLELAAQQVNDRLKTWVAADAPVRLDVPGPGLTARRTWHCSLPEGEASIPCGGTHVTRTAELGRVEVTLSLEETTLTMHTTTRAF encoded by the coding sequence GTGATATCCACAGCCGTCACCTTCCCCAGCGGCCAGGTCTCGGGCCGCTCTCAGATCGTCGGGACCGTGCCGGCGGGGGACCGGCACGGCCTCGTCGTCGCCGAGACCCCGTTCCACCCCCTCGACCACACCTGGCCCGACCAGCCCGCCGACCGCGGCACGATCGGCGGCGTGCCGGTGCTCGACTGCGTGACAGGGGCCCAGTCGAGCAGCTCGCCGGATTCCGGCGAGATCTTCCTGGGCGACGCCATCCCGGTGCGGCGCGGCGCCGAGGGCTGGGAATGGCTGGTCGTCCACGTGACCGACACGCCGCTGCCCGTGGGCGCCGAGGTGGACCTGGAGGTGGACGCCGGGTTTCGTGCGGCGCTGTCGGCCGGGCACACCGCCTGCCATCTGGCCGCCCTCGCGCTCAACGCGGCACTCGCCGGACGGTGGCGCAAGGAGGCGCCGCTGGACGGGCTCGGCCATCCCGACTTCGACCAGGCGGCGATCTCCTCGTCGCGGATCATCGAGTACGGCAGCGTGGACGTCTACCGCCTGGGCAAGTCGTTGCGCAAGAAGGGCTTCTCCGCGGAGGGCCTGGACCTTGAGCTGGCCGCGCAGCAGGTGAACGACCGGCTCAAGACCTGGGTGGCCGCCGACGCGCCGGTCCGCCTGGACGTGCCGGGGCCCGGTCTGACGGCCCGCCGTACCTGGCACTGCTCGCTGCCCGAAGGCGAGGCGTCGATCCCGTGCGGCGGCACGCACGTCACCCGGACGGCGGAGCTGGGCCGGGTCGAGGTCACCCTCTCCCTGGAGGAGACGACCCTGACCATGCACACCACCACTCGCGCCTTCTAG
- a CDS encoding DUF523 domain-containing protein — protein sequence MEKILVSACLMGRRVRYDGGAKTSSDAWLAGWREEGRLVPFCPEVEGGLPIPRPAAEIEGGAGGAAVLSGAARVLATDGSDVTAEFLAGAQAALAVARSFGIRLAVLKEGSPSCGALSIYDGTFRGRRTPGQGVTTALLESNGIRVFTEEHVDEAAEYLRTLES from the coding sequence GTGGAGAAAATCCTCGTCAGCGCGTGCCTGATGGGTCGCCGGGTGCGCTACGACGGCGGCGCCAAGACCAGCTCGGACGCCTGGCTCGCCGGGTGGCGCGAGGAGGGGCGGCTGGTGCCGTTCTGCCCGGAGGTGGAGGGCGGGCTGCCGATCCCGCGCCCGGCCGCCGAGATCGAGGGCGGCGCGGGTGGGGCGGCCGTGCTCTCCGGCGCCGCCCGCGTGCTGGCGACGGACGGGTCGGACGTGACGGCCGAGTTCCTGGCGGGCGCGCAGGCCGCGCTCGCGGTCGCCCGGTCCTTCGGGATCCGGCTGGCGGTCCTGAAAGAGGGCAGCCCGTCGTGCGGCGCGTTGTCGATCTACGACGGCACGTTCCGCGGTCGCCGCACACCCGGCCAGGGCGTCACGACGGCACTGCTGGAGTCGAACGGCATCCGCGTGTTCACCGAGGAGCACGTCGACGAAGCCGCCGAATACCTGCGGACCCTGGAGTCGTGA
- a CDS encoding response regulator transcription factor, which translates to MIRILLAEDQHVIREALATLLGLEPDIEVVAAVDSGDAAVAAALAHRPDVAVLDIDMPRGMDGLDAAGELRTRLPECRTLMLTGHGKPGHLRRALASQVDGFVLKTAPPDELTAAIRKVAQGERVLDPSLAVTAWNLADNPLTPREADVLRLAAGGAEAPEIAAQLFLSAGTVRNYLTAIVTKLNARNRTDAARIAAEAGWI; encoded by the coding sequence GTGATTCGCATACTCCTGGCCGAGGACCAGCACGTCATCAGGGAAGCCCTCGCGACGCTGCTGGGCCTGGAACCCGACATCGAGGTGGTCGCGGCGGTCGATTCCGGGGACGCGGCGGTCGCCGCCGCCCTGGCTCATCGGCCTGACGTGGCCGTCCTGGACATCGACATGCCAAGGGGGATGGACGGCCTCGACGCGGCCGGCGAGCTGCGTACCCGGCTGCCGGAGTGCCGCACGCTCATGCTCACCGGGCACGGCAAGCCGGGCCATCTCCGCCGCGCGCTCGCGTCCCAGGTGGACGGGTTCGTGCTGAAGACCGCTCCGCCGGATGAGCTGACCGCCGCGATCAGGAAGGTCGCCCAGGGCGAGCGGGTGCTGGACCCCTCGCTCGCCGTCACCGCGTGGAACCTGGCCGACAATCCGCTCACGCCACGGGAAGCCGACGTGCTGCGGCTTGCCGCTGGAGGCGCCGAGGCACCGGAGATCGCCGCCCAGCTGTTCTTGAGCGCGGGGACCGTACGGAACTATCTCACCGCGATCGTCACCAAGCTCAACGCACGCAACCGCACGGACGCGGCGCGCATCGCCGCGGAAGCCGGGTGGATCTAG
- a CDS encoding Clp protease N-terminal domain-containing protein, with protein sequence MFARFTEDARKAVVRAGILALDAGRPALEADLMVLGLAEVRPFTLTSFTASASDVRERVDVGDARSLLATLGIDLDLVHRRTRIGADAPGAWRLRRSRLRPLRVTLYGPLGQIPLAMHARKVIEVAQWRPGPITGEHLIWGLLADWSNGAARILRDSGVDLPELVREIGMPVRRAA encoded by the coding sequence GTGTTCGCCAGGTTCACAGAAGACGCCCGTAAGGCCGTGGTCAGGGCCGGGATCCTCGCGCTCGACGCCGGCCGACCGGCTCTTGAGGCCGATCTGATGGTGCTGGGGCTGGCCGAGGTGCGGCCGTTCACGCTCACGTCGTTCACCGCGTCCGCGAGCGACGTGCGGGAGCGGGTGGACGTCGGCGACGCACGGTCGTTGCTCGCCACGCTGGGGATCGACCTCGACCTGGTGCACCGCCGCACCAGGATCGGCGCCGACGCACCCGGCGCGTGGCGGTTGCGGCGCTCCCGGCTGCGGCCGCTCCGGGTCACGTTGTACGGGCCGCTCGGCCAGATCCCCCTGGCCATGCACGCCAGAAAGGTGATCGAGGTGGCCCAGTGGCGGCCCGGGCCGATCACCGGGGAGCACCTGATCTGGGGACTGCTGGCCGACTGGTCCAACGGCGCCGCCAGGATCCTTCGCGACTCCGGAGTCGACCTCCCGGAGTTGGTACGCGAGATCGGCATGCCGGTCCGCCGGGCCGCCTGA